A portion of the Colius striatus isolate bColStr4 chromosome 1, bColStr4.1.hap1, whole genome shotgun sequence genome contains these proteins:
- the TAGLN3 gene encoding transgelin-3 produces MANRGPSYGLSREVQEKIEQKYDPELESRLVNWIIVQCGEQIEHPPPGRQHFQTWLMDGTLLCKLINSLHPKGNEPIAKISESKMAFKQMEQISQFLKAAEIYGVRTTDIFQTVDLWEGKDMAAVQRTLMALGSLAVTKDDGCYKGDPSWFHRKAQQNRRGFSEEQLRQGQNVIGLQMGSNKGASQSGMTGYGMPRQII; encoded by the exons ATGGCTAACAGAGGACCAAGCTATGGCTTAAGCCGAGAAGTTCAGGAAAAGATTGAACAGAAATATGACCCGGAATTAGAGTCTAGGCTGGTGAACTGGATTATTGTACAATGTGGAGAACAGATAGAGCACCCTCCTCCTGGAAGGCAACATTTTCAGACCTGGTTGATGGATGGAACG CTGTTGTGCAAGTTAATAAACAGTTTACATCCAAAGGGAAATGAGCCCATTGCAAAGATCTCTGAATCAAAAATGGCTTTCAAGCAGATGGAACAAATTTCTCAGTTCTTAAAAGCTGCTGAAATCTACGGAGTAAGAACAACAGATATTTTCCAGACAGTGGATTTATGGGAAG GGAAGGACATGGCAGCAGTGCAGAGAACCTTAATGGCTCTAGGCAGTTTGGCAGTCACCAAGGACGACGGCTGCTACAAAGGGGATCCATCCTGGTTTCACAG GAAAGCACAGCAGAATCGACGAGGGTTTTCAGAAGAGCAGCTTCGTCAGGGACAGAACGTAATAGGCCTTCAGATGGGCAGCAACAAAGGAGCATCACAGTCGGGCATGACAGGCTATGGAATGCCAAGGCAGATTATCTAA